Proteins from a single region of Phyllopteryx taeniolatus isolate TA_2022b chromosome 10, UOR_Ptae_1.2, whole genome shotgun sequence:
- the arl3l1 gene encoding ADP ribosylation factor like GTPase 3, like 1 isoform X2: protein MGEAQQGLLSVIEKLKGTSEQEVRIVLLGLDNAGKTTLLKSLASEDVNTITPTQGFNIKSVASYGMKLNVWDIGGQRKIRPFWKKYLENTDLLIYVIDSADKKRFEETGLELSELIDEENLKGVPVLVFANKQDLATASAASEIAEGLNLHTYRDREWQIQACSAVSGEGVQDGMNWICNNIMNKKKSASIPK, encoded by the exons ATGGGAGAAGCTCAGCAG GGCTTACTCTCCGTCATTGAGAAACTGAAGGGAACCAGCGAGCAAGAAGTGCGAATAGTTCTTCTGGGCTTGGACAATGCCGGTAAGACCACCCTGCTCAAGAGCCTCGCCTCTGAGGATGTCAACACCATCACACCTACACAG GGCTTCAACATAAAAAGTGTTGCCTCTTATGGCATGAAACTCAACGTGTGGGATATTGGAGGGCAAAGGAAGATCAGACCTTTCTGGAAAAAGTATCTGGAGAACACAGATCTGTTG ATTTATGTTATTGACAGTGCAGACAAAAAGCGATTTGAGGAAACAGGACTG GAGTTATCTGAGCTGATAGACGAGGAGAACCTGAAGGGTGTTCCGGTCCTCGTCTTTGCTAATAAGCAAGATTTGGCTACAGCATCGGCGGCCAGTGAAATCGCAGAGGGACTTAACCTTCATACGTACAGGGACCGTGAGTGGCAGATTCAGGCCTGCTCAGCCGTGTCTGGGGAAGGAGTTCAG GATGGCATGAACTGGATTTGCAACAACATCATGAATAAGAAGAAGTCAGCCAGTATCCCAAAATAA
- the arl3l1 gene encoding ADP ribosylation factor like GTPase 3, like 1 isoform X1, whose amino-acid sequence MGEAQQVSGVIQPQGLLSVIEKLKGTSEQEVRIVLLGLDNAGKTTLLKSLASEDVNTITPTQGFNIKSVASYGMKLNVWDIGGQRKIRPFWKKYLENTDLLIYVIDSADKKRFEETGLELSELIDEENLKGVPVLVFANKQDLATASAASEIAEGLNLHTYRDREWQIQACSAVSGEGVQDGMNWICNNIMNKKKSASIPK is encoded by the exons ATGGGAGAAGCTCAGCAGGTTAGTGGAGTGATCCAACCACAG GGCTTACTCTCCGTCATTGAGAAACTGAAGGGAACCAGCGAGCAAGAAGTGCGAATAGTTCTTCTGGGCTTGGACAATGCCGGTAAGACCACCCTGCTCAAGAGCCTCGCCTCTGAGGATGTCAACACCATCACACCTACACAG GGCTTCAACATAAAAAGTGTTGCCTCTTATGGCATGAAACTCAACGTGTGGGATATTGGAGGGCAAAGGAAGATCAGACCTTTCTGGAAAAAGTATCTGGAGAACACAGATCTGTTG ATTTATGTTATTGACAGTGCAGACAAAAAGCGATTTGAGGAAACAGGACTG GAGTTATCTGAGCTGATAGACGAGGAGAACCTGAAGGGTGTTCCGGTCCTCGTCTTTGCTAATAAGCAAGATTTGGCTACAGCATCGGCGGCCAGTGAAATCGCAGAGGGACTTAACCTTCATACGTACAGGGACCGTGAGTGGCAGATTCAGGCCTGCTCAGCCGTGTCTGGGGAAGGAGTTCAG GATGGCATGAACTGGATTTGCAACAACATCATGAATAAGAAGAAGTCAGCCAGTATCCCAAAATAA